The genomic region ACACTGGAATCGGACGATCAATCTTACAAGCATCTCGAATCCGCGAGAAATCGTGATCAAGCACTTCATCGATTCACTCATTCCAATATCTACAATCCCATTTCCTCATCAAGCTCAATTGGTTGATGTCGGGACTGGCGCGGGGTTCCCTGGAATTCCTTTGAAGATTGTCCGATCCGATCTACGGGTCAAATTAATTGAGCCCAACAAGAAGAAATGCTCATTTCTGTCTGCGCTGATCGGGACACTCAAGCTGGCAGATGTTGAGGTTTTTTCTGGGACGATTCAGGAGTATGCGGCGCGATCCGATGCTTCTGCACAGGTCATTACTGCGAGAGCGCTTCGCCTGGATGAGATGCAACCGGAATTAGTATCGCTGGCTCTTCCTGCCGGTAAGATCGTGCTCTACCGAACGGAGCCCCTGGCTTTACCGGACCTTCCCGCTGAATTGGCGATTGAGACGCAACAGAAATTTGAGTTGCCCGAAGATGCAGGAGAACGGGTGATTACAGTTCTCTCGGCGGAAAATAAACCAGGCTGTTCCACGTGGAACAGTCAATCATGATGGGCGAGAACGAGATCGATGGCTAAGACAATTGCTGTAGCCAATCAGAAGGGTGGTGTCGGAAAGACCACCACTTCCGTCAATCTTGCTGCAGGCATTGCTCTGCAAGGTAAGCAAGTCTTACTGGTGGATATGGATCCCCAAGGTAATGCCACGAGTGGTCTCGGTCTCGATCCGAGATCGCTTCAGAATAATATATATAACTGTTTGATTAATAAAGATAATATTGATGAAGTGTTGAAGAAGACCGAGATCGGCGACCTTTACGTTCTTCCTTCGAACCCCGATCTGGCAGGCGCTGAAATCGAACTGGTCAACATGGATGAGCGCGAGCGCCGGCTTTGGCATGTGCTTCGTACGATTGAAGACCGGTTTGACTATGTGTTCTTAGATTGTCCGCCCGCGCTCGGCATCTTGACGGTGAATGCCTTGTGCGCCGCCCGCTCGGTCTTGATTCCGGTGCAATGCGAGTACTATGCGATGGAAGGATTGACTCGGTTGATCGACAGCATCGAGCGAGTGCGCCATTCACTCAATCCCGAGTTGACGATCGAGGGGATCGTCTTGACAATGTACGACGTGAGGAATACGTTGGCGCGGCAAGTTTCCGATCAGGTTCGGGCACACTTTACCGACAAGGTCTATCAGACAACGATTCCTCGGAACGTCACGCTTGCAGAAGCCCCGAGCTATGGTCGTCCCGTCTTGTTGTACAACATGGCGTCGACCGGCGCTCAGTCCTATCTCTCTCTCGCCAAGGAGTTTCTCGGTCATGGAGAAAAAAGCCCTGGGTAGGGGTCTGGAGGCGCTCCTTCCCTCCAATAAGCCGGTTTCCGTACCGGACGCGGCCGACCTGCAGCACCTTCGGGTGGATGCGATCGTTCCCAATCGATATCAACCCAGGCAGACCTTCTCGCCGGAGGAACTCGACGAACTGGCTGCCTCGCTCAAGCAAAGCGGGCTGCTGCAGCCGATCCTCGTCCGGCGCAAGGGGGATGGGATGTATGAGCTGATCTCGGGAGAGCGCCGGTGGCGGGCTTCCAAAGCCGCCGGACTGGAAACCATTCAGGCCGTTGTCCGGAACTGCAGCGATGAAGAGTCCATGGTCCTGGCCCTGGTGGAAAATCTCCAGCGCGAGGACCTCAATCCATTGGAAATGGCCAAGGCCTATCACCGTATGGTCGTGGAATTCGGCCTGACCCAGGAAGTGATTGCCCAGCGGGTCGGTTGCGAACGGTCTTCCATCGCCAACATCGTCCGGCTGCTCAACCTTCCCCAGGAGGTGCAGCAGCTCATCGAGACCGATCAGCTTTCGCTCGGGCATGCCAAGGTCATTCTAGGACTGTCGAGCCCCGCCGAGCAGCAACGGATCGCTCAGCTCATCGCGGCACGCGGCCTCTCGGTTCGGGAAACCGAAAAACTCGTGGAATCCGCCCTCGGCGAGAAGAAGCGCAAGATCAAAGAGGTGAGGCGATCTCCGCTGTCGGACGTCGAGCACCGTTTGGAAAAGCGGTTGGGCACCAAGGTGACGATTGCCAATGGGAAACGCGGCGGGAAAATCGTCATTCACTATTTTTCTCCGGCCGAGCTCGACGGGATTCTGGAGAATATTCTGCAGTGACCGCACGGGATTCAGCGCCAACGCTCTGTAGCGATCGAGAGAAACGGCATATTAGTTGCCAAATCAGATAACTGATGGCACTGTCTGTCCAGATCTCCGAGCGCTAGAGCACATTCGGATCACATCCGGCATCGATATGTAGGAGGAGCGCTCATGTGGGGACAAGATAAACAGGACGGCAAGCGACAGACCGACGTGAACCAGGACACCGAGGAAGTTCAGGGGGAATCCGCCACCGTCAAGGAGGGCTTGGAAGACATCAGCGCCTTTGTCGGGAAAGGCGTCGATTTCAAGGGCACGATTTCCTACAACGGCACCGTGCGAATCGACGGCTCGCTGGAGGGAGAAATTCGGACGGATGGCACGCTGCTGATCGGAGAGGATGCGATCATTCAGGCCAAGATTACGGCAGGAACCATCGTCTGCAAAGGCAAGATCACCGGAGACGTCGTTGCGCGCGAGCGCGTGAAGCTGCGTGCGCCGGCCATCGTCAATGGCAGCGTCAAGACGCCGGTTCTCTCGATGGAGGACGGCGTGCAGTTCAACGGCGGGCTGGAAATGGGTCAGGGGACTCAAGGCGCGACGGTCCACACCCTGACCGGAAGCAGCGCCTCCGGAACCAAACGGGTGGGTGCGTAGTCGCTGGTCCTCGATCGGCTGGCGTACCGCCCATCATCCCTTACAACCCTCGGGAGGTAGGATATGTGGGCACTGAAGGAACGCCAGAATCCGGTGGTGCAGGGTCACGACAATATCACGCTCTTCGCCAAGGACGTCCGCTTCAAGGGCGTCGTCAAGTTCGACGGCACCGTGCGGGTTGACGGGTACGTCGAGGGTGAAATCCATACGACCGGGATGCTGATCGTCGGGGAAACGGCGGTCATCAAGGGGGTCGTGTCGGCGGGCATTCTGATGAACAGCGGCAGGATCAACGGATCGATCACGGCCGCGGAAAAGATCAGCGTTCACAAGCCAGGTATCCTGGTGGGCGACATTCGCACCCCGTTGATCGCCATCGAAGAGGGGTCGCACTTTCATGGCATGTGCGACATGGGATTAGAGAGCCGGCCGGACGAATCCGCCGTCACGCTTGCCTCATAGCGACAGGAAACGTTTCTCCGCACTCGTCTAGCGCTTTCCCTTCTGTCTCGGTAGAATACGTCCCACTATGACGCGTCCGACTGTACTCCTCGGTATGAGTGGCGGAGTCGACAGCTCCGTGGCCGCAGCCTTGCTGGTTCGGCAAGGGTACGACGTTCGAGGCGTCACCCTCCAAGTCTGGGAACCCGAAGGCGATGATGCCCCTGTTTCAAAAAAGTGGCAGGAACGAGGCTGCTGCAAAATCGGGATCGCGAAATTCGTCTCGAACAGACTGAACATCCCCTATGAGGTTATCGACACGCGGCAGGCGTTCAGGCAGGGAGTCATCGACGATTTTCTCCGTGGCTATAGAGAAGGAACGACTCCGAATCCCTGCGTGCGGTGCAACGAACGCGTCAAACTGCGGCATCTCATCGAGCTGGCCGAGGCCCGCGGTATCCAATACGTCGCGACGGGCCATTACGTTCGGACCGGCCAAAGGGACGGCCAGACCGCTCTCTACCGGTCCGTGGATGTCAAGAAGGACCAGAGTTACTTTCTCTATCGCCTGCGTGCCGACTGGCTGCCTCGTCTGATCTTTCCCGTAGGGGGGATGCACAAGACCGAGGTTTGGCGCGAGGCGGAAGCGCTGGGGCTGCCGGCGGACGAACTGAAGGAAAGCCAGGAAATCTGCTTTGTCAGCCGCGGCGACTATCGGACCTTCATCGAAGCAGAAATGCCCGAGGCGAAAAAGGCCGGAGCCTTCGTCGACCGTGAAGGCCGATACCTCGGTGCTCACGACGGGGTTGCGTTCTATACGCCCGGCCAACGCCGAGGCCTCGGCGTGGCGACCGGCCAGCGACTGTATGTCCAGGAAGTCCACGCCGCGACGAACATCGTCGTCTTGGGACCGGAAGACTCGCTCGCACGAGACAGCTGCCAGGTCGACGATCTCAATTTGTTGGATCCAAGACTGTTCACGGGGCCGATTCGAGCCGAAGTCAAAATTCGACATGCCACTCCGGCCTGCCTCGCGACGATTGAGCCCGTCGATCAGACGGCGGTTCGTATCCGCTTCGACCAGCCTCTGAGAGCTGTGAGTCCCGGCCAGTCCGCCGTCTTCTATCAGGAGGACGCGGTTCTCGGCGGCGGAATCATTCGCGCCGACTAGTATTTCAGCGGCCGAGTCTCTCGTATTGACAGTTCCCATCAGCCAGTGCTAACTTTGCGCGCCGATTTTCGTGCGCTCAGCACGAAAGCTTCCCGTTTGTCTAAAAGAGGAAAGAGCGAGCCCGCACAGTGATAAAGACGGCAGTTGCGCGACGTTACGCACAGGCACTCTTCGAGCTTCTCGACCCCTCGTCCATAGAAGCCACAAGAGGTACCCTCGACGGTCTCGGGCAGGCGATGAAAGAGTCCGCCTCCCTCCGCCACGTGGTGGCCTCACCGGCCTTCGGGGTCGATGATAAGATCACCGTATTGACGGAACTCGGCAACCGTTTGGGCTGTCCTCCGGCCGCGAAGGCCTTTTTTGCCCAGCTCGTGAAGAAGCATCGGGTCGCATTCCTGCCTGAGATCGCAGAAGCCTTTGCCAATCTTGTCGATCGTTCAAAAGGAACACAGCACGTGTTGGTGTCCTCGGCCATCGCACTTCCGTCGGCGGAGCAGGACCGCATCAAGGCCCGCCTGCGCGACACGTTGAAGCGCGAAGTCGACGTCGCCTTTCAGACCGATGCCGCCCTACTGGCCGGTCTCCAGATCCAGATCGGGAGCCGTGTGGTCGACAGCACTGTTCGGGGACGTCTGAACACCATGCGGGCAGCGCTGACGCGCGAATAGCAGCTATAGAGGAGCAGCCATGCAGATCAAAGCGGACGAAATCAGCGCGATCATCAAAGAGAAGATCAAGGGCTTCGACAAGCAGGTCGACGTCAAGGAAACCGGATCGGTCATCCAAGTGGGAGACGGCATCGCCAAGGTCTATGGCTTGGATGGCGCCATGGCCGGCGAAATGTTGGAATTCCCCGGCGGCCTCTACGGCATCGCGCTCAATCTCGAAGAAGACAACGTCGGCGCCGTGCTGATGGGCGACGACGTCGGCATCAAGGAGGGCGACCCGGTCAAGCGCACCGGCCGCATCGCGGAGATCCCTGTCGGAGAGGCCTTGATCGGCCGTGTCGTGAACGCCATCGGGCAGCCCATCGACGGTAAAGGGCCGATCACGTCGCAGCACTCCTCTCGTATTGAGGTGGTGGCTCCGGGCGTCAATACCCGCCAATCGGTTCGCGAACCCCTGCAGACCGGCATCAAGGCCATCGATGCCATGATTCCGATCGGACGGGGACAACGGGAGCTGATCATCGGCGACCGGCAGACCGGAAAGACCGCCATCGCCGTTGATACCATCATCAATCAAAAGGGCCTGGGTGTCTTCTGCATCTACGTCGCCATCGGGCAAAAGCGTTCGACCGTCGCCCGCGTGGTCAAGACCCTCGAAGAAAACCACGCCATGGAATACAGCATGGTCGTATCGGCGACCGCCAGCGATGCGGCTCCGATGCAGTTCCTGGCCCCGTTCGCCGGCGCCGCCATCGGTGAATATTTTCGGGACAACGGCAAGCATGCGCTGATCGTCTACGACGATCTGTCGAAGCACGCGGTCGCCTATCGGCAATTGTCGCTCTTGTTGCGGAGACCTCCCGGCCGCGAGGCGTATCCCGGCGACGTGTTCTATCTCCACTCCCGCCTGCTTGAGCGCGCGGCAAAGCTGAGCGACAAGCTGGGCGGCGGAAGTCTCACGGCGTTGCCGATCATCGAAACGCAGGCCGGAGACGTCTCGGCCTATATCCCGACCAACGTCATCTCCATCACGGACGGTCAGATCTATCTCGGGAGCGATCTGTTTTACTCGGGCATCCGGCCGGCGATCAACGTCGGGTTGTCGGTGTCGCGTGTCGGAGGCTCGGCCCAAATCAAGACGATGAAGCAGGTGGCCGGTACCCTTCGTCTCGACCTCGCGCAGTACCGGGAGATGGCGGCCTTCTCGCAATTCGGCAGCGAACTCGACAAGGCGACGCAGATGCAGCTGGCGCGCGGCGTCCGAATGGTCGAGCTGTTGAAGCAGGGGCAGTACAAGCCGATGCCGGTGAGCGATCAGGTGCTGTCCATCTATGCGGGCGTGAACGGCTTTCTCGACGACGTCCCGGTGGACAAGGTTCAACAGTTCGAAGCCGATTTTCTCCACTACGTTCAGCAACATCATGCGGAACTGAAGAAGGAAATCGTCAGCATCGGCAAGATCGACGACAAGGTCGGGGGCCGGCTCAAGGAAATCCTCACGACGTTCAAGCAGAAGATGGGGTATGGGGCCAAGTAGCACCGTTCAATGTTGAATCGTCAGTGTTGAGTTTACGGAGAATAGACCGCACGTTGTATGCCTAGTCTTCAATCGTTGCGCCGCAAGATTGCGGCCTTCAAAAATACGCAGAAGATCACCAAGGCCATGAAGATGGTGGCCGCGGCCAAATTGAAGCGATCGCAAGACCGCATCCTGGCCGCAAGACCCTATGCGCACAAGATGCGCAGCGTCTTGGGAAATCTGAGCCGGCGGGTCAACCGTACGGCCCATCCGTTGCTGAGGAAGCACGGAGGCCGGAAAGTGGAAATCCTCGTCGTGACCAGCGACCGGGGCCTTTGCGGCGGCTTCAACGGCAACATCATCAGGAAGACCGTGGAATTCCTCCGGCAATCGGAAGCGCAAGGACTTCAGGTGAATCTGAGCATCGTGGGCCGGAAGGGTCGCGACTATTTCCGGCGTCGCGCGTGGCCTATCCGTCAAGAATGGACCGGTGTGTTCGATAAACTCAGCTTTGAGCACGCCATCGATATCGGCGACGACGTGAGCAGTAATTTTGTGAACGGCACCTTCGACGAGGCGTACGTCGTGTATAACGAATTCAAGTCCGCGATTCAGCAGCGGGTCATTGTCGAAAAGCTTTTTCCGATCGACGCGGCGGCCGAGTTCGGTTCGGTCCAGGCCGAAGGCACCACCGGAGGAAGTTATCTCTATGAGCCGGATGAAGCGGAGCTCCTGAACGCCTTGGTCCCGAAGCACGTGCAAGTGCAGGCGTACCGCATTCTGTTGGAATCCGCGGCGGCGGAGCACGGGGCGCGCATGGCGGCCATGGACGGGGCGACGAGGAATGCCGGGCAGCTCATCAAGAAGGTCACGTTGTATTACAACAAAACCCGGCAGGCTGCGATTACCAAGGAACTGATGGACATCGTCGGAGGCGCGGAAGCGCTCAAATAAATGTTGAATGCTCAATGTTCAATGTTGAATCGCTGCGGCCCAACGCGGCATTCCGCCGCTGAACATTCAACATTCAACATTCAACATTTCAGTGAGGATGCAGAATGAGCACAGGCAAAGTCATTCAAGTCATCGGGCCGGTCGTCGACGTGGAGTTTCCTCCCGGACACCTTCCGAATATCTACAATGCGCTGAAGGTCAATCAGGAAGAGAATAAGGCGGCGGGCAAACCTGCGGTGCGCCTGACGCTCGAAGTTGCGCAGCATCTCGGAGAAAACCGGGTGCGGGGCGTTGCCATGTCGTCAACCGACGGTCTGACGCGGGGTATGGATGTGCAGGATACCGGCGCGGCCATTTCGGTTCCGGTCGGCCGTGAGACGCTCGGCAGGCTGATCAATGTGCTCGGCGAGCCGGTCGACGAGAAGGGGCCGCTGAAGGCCAAGAAAACCTATCCCATCCACCGTCCTGCGCCGAAACTCGAGGACCAAGAGACGAAGACCGAGGTGCTGGAAACCGGCATCAAGGTCGTCGATCTGCTCGAGCCCTACAGCAAAGGCGGGAAAGTTGGCCTCTTCGGCGGCGCCGGCGTCGGCAAGACCGTCATCATCATGGAACTCATCAACAATATCGCCTTGCATCACGGCGGCTTCTCCGTGTTTGCCGGCGTGGGAGAGCGGACGCGCGAAGGCAACGATCTCTGGCACGAGATGCAGGAGTCGAAAGTCATCGATCCCGACGATTTTACGAAGTCGAAGGCCGCGCTCGTCTATGGACAGATGAACGAGCCGCCCGGCGCCCGGTTGCGTGTGGGTCTCACCGGCCTCACGGTGGCCGAATACTTCCGAGACGAAGAAAATCAGGACGTGCTGCTGTTCGTGGACAATATCTTCCGCTTTACCCAGGCCGGGTCGGAGGTTTCCGCGTTGCTGGGCCGCATGCCCTCCGCCGTCGGCTACCAACCGAATTTGTCCACGGAGATGGGCACGCTCCAGGAACGTATTACCTCGACCAAGCGCGGATCGATCACGTCGGTGCAGGCGATCTATGTCCCTGCCGATGACTTGACCGATCCGGCCCCTGCGACGGCCTTTGCGCACTTGGACGCCACGACCGTGTTGTCCCGGCAGCTGGCTGAGCTCGGTATCTATCCGGCCGTCGATCCCCTTGACTCGACGTCCCGCATTCTCGATCCCCAAGTGATCGGCGAGGAACATTACAAAATCGCGCGCGGCGTGCAGTCCGTACTGCAGCGCTACAAAGATCTGCAGGACATCATTGCGATTCTCGGCATGGACGAGTTGTCCGAGGATGACAAGATGGTCGTGGCTCGCGCGCGGAAGATTCAACGGTTCCTGTCCCAACCGTTCCACGTCGCCGAGGCCTTCACCGGTGCGCCGGGCAAGTATGTGAAGCTCAAGGATACCGTCCGGAGCTTCAAGGAAATTCTGGACGGCAAGTATGACCATTTGCCGGAACAGGCCTTTTACATGGTCGGCCCGATCGAAGAGGCGGTCGCCAAGGCGGAAAAGATGGGGGTTAAGGTCTAGACTGTGCGGAGATAGCGAGAAGATTGCGTTTCACGAAATACCCTTCATGAGGTTCGAGTGGCCGGGAAGATTCTTCTAGAAGTCGTGACGCCGGAAAAGCTGCTTCTGAGCCAGCAAGTGGATGAAGTCATTGCGCCGGGCTCCGAGGGAGAGTTCGGGGTATTGCCGGGCCATTGCCATTTCCTCTCGACCTTGCGAATCGGAGAGCTCCGCTATCGTGTGGGAGAGCGAACGCTTCACATGGCCGTGCTCTGGGGCTACGCCGAAGTGACGCCCGATCGCGTCACCATTATGGCCGAGATCGCGGAGAAGGCGGAGGACATCGATGTGGGGAGAGCTCAGGCCGCCGTTGAATCGGCGGAGCGACGCCTGAAAGCCGGCGGTCTTCCCTCTGAACTGAAAGAGGCTGAAATCAGCCTCGAAAAATCCCGCCTCAGGAAGAAACTGGCCGAGCGGCATCAGAATCGGCCCAGCCACGCGTGATTGTGTCGTTCTTGACGGCTGCCTAGCGTTGGGACTACGGTCCGGGTCCTTATCCGTTCGAGGCCCGGTATTCCCGCCCGCCCCCAGCGATTCCTTTCCTTCCTGTATCCCTATTTGTTCAATGGGATTTCGATGAGCAAGCCACCCATGACGTCGTTCATCTTGAAATCGTGTTTCGGACTCCTGGGATGGGTATTGTGACAAGCGATGCATGTTTCGCTGACGGCATGGTCTGGATAGATGGCCTGGAAATAGACCTGAGTGCCGACCGTCACCCTGGCCGTCGCCGTTCTGTCCGGGTGATCCCGAACGGTCTCCAATCCCTTCCTTTCTATCTCCCCATACGGACCGTTATCTGGATTGATCGGCCATAAACTGATCAGCCGGTACCGGACCGTACTTCCCGTCTTTGCCGCGAGATCACCCGACTCTTTGAGGAACTGCGCCGGAAGCGGCAAGAGGTTCTTCTTGGCTCGCCAATCCTCGCTTGCGGCCGGTCCCTGCCCTTTCTGCATGCGTTCCACCACATGAATGGTATAAAACGTCCGGTCTGCTTCGAGGATGGCGTGGATATAGTCGGCCACTGTTCCCGGAGGAATTGCCTCTTGGTCGGAGGCCATTGAGACGGTCGGCAACACATTGAGGAGAAATAGGCTCAACGCGAGACAAACCAGCGCGTTCATCATCGGACCTCCTTTGGCGCTCGAAATACTGACAGAGGTAGTTCTAGGATAGCCTTCTCAGCACGAGGAGGCAACGGTCTGAATCTCGGATTGCATTTCCGGGAAACAGTCTAGTAGCGTGGCGGTGATGATTACGGAATTTATCATCACCTCCGGGGAGCAGCCCAAGCGCCTCGATGTCTTTCTGGTCAACCGCGAGCGTGACGTCTCCCGGTCGGTCCTTCAGCGGCTCATCACGCTTGGTAGGATTCGCATCAATGGTGAACTCGTCAAGCCGAGCCAGAAAATCAAGCCGGGTGACAAGATCACGATGGATGTGCCGAAGCCTGAACCTCTGGAAATCAAAGGTGAGGCCATTCCACTGGAGATCCTCTTTGAAGACGAGCATCTCCTCGTCTTGAACAAACCCGCGGGTATTGTCGCGCACCCGGCCCCCGGGAACTGGTCAGGCACCCTCGTGAACGCCCTCCTCCATCACTTTCAAACCTCGGGAGGCACCATCTCCAC from Nitrospira japonica harbors:
- the rsmG gene encoding 16S rRNA (guanine(527)-N(7))-methyltransferase RsmG, whose product is MEHEGDLERFLIHSAEKMGIALTGIQSAQFMRYLSQLLHWNRTINLTSISNPREIVIKHFIDSLIPISTIPFPHQAQLVDVGTGAGFPGIPLKIVRSDLRVKLIEPNKKKCSFLSALIGTLKLADVEVFSGTIQEYAARSDASAQVITARALRLDEMQPELVSLALPAGKIVLYRTEPLALPDLPAELAIETQQKFELPEDAGERVITVLSAENKPGCSTWNSQS
- a CDS encoding ParA family protein — protein: MAKTIAVANQKGGVGKTTTSVNLAAGIALQGKQVLLVDMDPQGNATSGLGLDPRSLQNNIYNCLINKDNIDEVLKKTEIGDLYVLPSNPDLAGAEIELVNMDERERRLWHVLRTIEDRFDYVFLDCPPALGILTVNALCAARSVLIPVQCEYYAMEGLTRLIDSIERVRHSLNPELTIEGIVLTMYDVRNTLARQVSDQVRAHFTDKVYQTTIPRNVTLAEAPSYGRPVLLYNMASTGAQSYLSLAKEFLGHGEKSPG
- a CDS encoding ParB/RepB/Spo0J family partition protein; this translates as MEKKALGRGLEALLPSNKPVSVPDAADLQHLRVDAIVPNRYQPRQTFSPEELDELAASLKQSGLLQPILVRRKGDGMYELISGERRWRASKAAGLETIQAVVRNCSDEESMVLALVENLQREDLNPLEMAKAYHRMVVEFGLTQEVIAQRVGCERSSIANIVRLLNLPQEVQQLIETDQLSLGHAKVILGLSSPAEQQRIAQLIAARGLSVRETEKLVESALGEKKRKIKEVRRSPLSDVEHRLEKRLGTKVTIANGKRGGKIVIHYFSPAELDGILENILQ
- a CDS encoding bactofilin family protein; this encodes MWGQDKQDGKRQTDVNQDTEEVQGESATVKEGLEDISAFVGKGVDFKGTISYNGTVRIDGSLEGEIRTDGTLLIGEDAIIQAKITAGTIVCKGKITGDVVARERVKLRAPAIVNGSVKTPVLSMEDGVQFNGGLEMGQGTQGATVHTLTGSSASGTKRVGA
- a CDS encoding bactofilin family protein; protein product: MWALKERQNPVVQGHDNITLFAKDVRFKGVVKFDGTVRVDGYVEGEIHTTGMLIVGETAVIKGVVSAGILMNSGRINGSITAAEKISVHKPGILVGDIRTPLIAIEEGSHFHGMCDMGLESRPDESAVTLAS
- the mnmA gene encoding tRNA 2-thiouridine(34) synthase MnmA, which translates into the protein MTRPTVLLGMSGGVDSSVAAALLVRQGYDVRGVTLQVWEPEGDDAPVSKKWQERGCCKIGIAKFVSNRLNIPYEVIDTRQAFRQGVIDDFLRGYREGTTPNPCVRCNERVKLRHLIELAEARGIQYVATGHYVRTGQRDGQTALYRSVDVKKDQSYFLYRLRADWLPRLIFPVGGMHKTEVWREAEALGLPADELKESQEICFVSRGDYRTFIEAEMPEAKKAGAFVDREGRYLGAHDGVAFYTPGQRRGLGVATGQRLYVQEVHAATNIVVLGPEDSLARDSCQVDDLNLLDPRLFTGPIRAEVKIRHATPACLATIEPVDQTAVRIRFDQPLRAVSPGQSAVFYQEDAVLGGGIIRAD
- the atpH gene encoding ATP synthase F1 subunit delta, whose product is MIKTAVARRYAQALFELLDPSSIEATRGTLDGLGQAMKESASLRHVVASPAFGVDDKITVLTELGNRLGCPPAAKAFFAQLVKKHRVAFLPEIAEAFANLVDRSKGTQHVLVSSAIALPSAEQDRIKARLRDTLKREVDVAFQTDAALLAGLQIQIGSRVVDSTVRGRLNTMRAALTRE
- the atpA gene encoding F0F1 ATP synthase subunit alpha — protein: MQIKADEISAIIKEKIKGFDKQVDVKETGSVIQVGDGIAKVYGLDGAMAGEMLEFPGGLYGIALNLEEDNVGAVLMGDDVGIKEGDPVKRTGRIAEIPVGEALIGRVVNAIGQPIDGKGPITSQHSSRIEVVAPGVNTRQSVREPLQTGIKAIDAMIPIGRGQRELIIGDRQTGKTAIAVDTIINQKGLGVFCIYVAIGQKRSTVARVVKTLEENHAMEYSMVVSATASDAAPMQFLAPFAGAAIGEYFRDNGKHALIVYDDLSKHAVAYRQLSLLLRRPPGREAYPGDVFYLHSRLLERAAKLSDKLGGGSLTALPIIETQAGDVSAYIPTNVISITDGQIYLGSDLFYSGIRPAINVGLSVSRVGGSAQIKTMKQVAGTLRLDLAQYREMAAFSQFGSELDKATQMQLARGVRMVELLKQGQYKPMPVSDQVLSIYAGVNGFLDDVPVDKVQQFEADFLHYVQQHHAELKKEIVSIGKIDDKVGGRLKEILTTFKQKMGYGAK
- the atpG gene encoding ATP synthase F1 subunit gamma: MPSLQSLRRKIAAFKNTQKITKAMKMVAAAKLKRSQDRILAARPYAHKMRSVLGNLSRRVNRTAHPLLRKHGGRKVEILVVTSDRGLCGGFNGNIIRKTVEFLRQSEAQGLQVNLSIVGRKGRDYFRRRAWPIRQEWTGVFDKLSFEHAIDIGDDVSSNFVNGTFDEAYVVYNEFKSAIQQRVIVEKLFPIDAAAEFGSVQAEGTTGGSYLYEPDEAELLNALVPKHVQVQAYRILLESAAAEHGARMAAMDGATRNAGQLIKKVTLYYNKTRQAAITKELMDIVGGAEALK
- the atpD gene encoding F0F1 ATP synthase subunit beta; this encodes MSTGKVIQVIGPVVDVEFPPGHLPNIYNALKVNQEENKAAGKPAVRLTLEVAQHLGENRVRGVAMSSTDGLTRGMDVQDTGAAISVPVGRETLGRLINVLGEPVDEKGPLKAKKTYPIHRPAPKLEDQETKTEVLETGIKVVDLLEPYSKGGKVGLFGGAGVGKTVIIMELINNIALHHGGFSVFAGVGERTREGNDLWHEMQESKVIDPDDFTKSKAALVYGQMNEPPGARLRVGLTGLTVAEYFRDEENQDVLLFVDNIFRFTQAGSEVSALLGRMPSAVGYQPNLSTEMGTLQERITSTKRGSITSVQAIYVPADDLTDPAPATAFAHLDATTVLSRQLAELGIYPAVDPLDSTSRILDPQVIGEEHYKIARGVQSVLQRYKDLQDIIAILGMDELSEDDKMVVARARKIQRFLSQPFHVAEAFTGAPGKYVKLKDTVRSFKEILDGKYDHLPEQAFYMVGPIEEAVAKAEKMGVKV
- a CDS encoding F0F1 ATP synthase subunit epsilon is translated as MAGKILLEVVTPEKLLLSQQVDEVIAPGSEGEFGVLPGHCHFLSTLRIGELRYRVGERTLHMAVLWGYAEVTPDRVTIMAEIAEKAEDIDVGRAQAAVESAERRLKAGGLPSELKEAEISLEKSRLRKKLAERHQNRPSHA
- a CDS encoding Tll0287-like domain-containing protein; translation: MMNALVCLALSLFLLNVLPTVSMASDQEAIPPGTVADYIHAILEADRTFYTIHVVERMQKGQGPAASEDWRAKKNLLPLPAQFLKESGDLAAKTGSTVRYRLISLWPINPDNGPYGEIERKGLETVRDHPDRTATARVTVGTQVYFQAIYPDHAVSETCIACHNTHPRSPKHDFKMNDVMGGLLIEIPLNK